The Prodigiosinella aquatilis region TCGTAATTCCTGCCATGGATTGGGATGAACTACCGGTTTCATTCCTCCCCCTCAAGATAGGGTCGATGCTGCAATAATGGATGTCGGTGACTCGCATCTTGCAATCGGCCTTGCGCATCAATAATCTGCATTTGTGTCAGCCAGTCGCCAAATTCCGGGGCATGTTTCAGTCCCAGTAATTCACGGATATAAAGGGCATCATGAAAAGACGTGCTCTGATAATTGAGCATGATATCGTCCGCACCGGGTACGCCGATAAGGAAAGTAAGACCAGCCGTCGCCAGCAGAGTCAGCAAGGTGTCCATATCATCCTGATCGGCTTCGGCATGGTTGGTATAACAAACATCGCAGCCCAATGGCACACCCAGCAATTTGCCACAGAAATGATCCTCCAGACCGGCGCGGATAATCTGTTTACCATCATAAAGGTATTCAGGGCCAATAAACCCTACCACGGTATTCACCAGCAGCGGTGAAAAGTGGCGAGCCACTGCATATGCCCGGGCCTCACAGGTTTGCTGATCAACACCATGATGCGCATTGGCAGACAGGCAACTCCCCTGACCCGTTTCAAAATACATCACGTTGTTGCCCAGCGTGCCACGATTCAGGCTCAATGCCGCTTGATGTGCCTCTTCCAACATTGCCAGATTAAAGCCAAAACTGGCATTGGTTGCTTGCGTTCCGGCTATCGACTGAAACACCAGATCCACCGGAACCCCACGTTCAATCAACCGTAGTGTGTTGGTAACATGGGTCAATACACAAGACTGGGTGGGAATACCGAAATGGCTGATCACATCATCCAGCATGTAGTTGAGCTTCTCCAACAGCGGCAAACTATCACTGGCGGGATTGATCCCCACGACAGCATCACCACAGCCATATAGCAGCCCATCCAACATACTGGCAGCGATACCTTTCAGATCATCCGTAGGGTGATTCGGTTGTAGCCGTACACTGAGATGTCCCGGCAAGCCGATGGTATTACGAAAACAGGTAACCACTCGACATTTCTTGGCTACCAGAATTAAATCCTGATTACGCATGATTTTACTGACCGCTGCCGCCATTTCTGGCGTGATGCCTGGGGCTGCTTTAGCAAGCATCGCACTGTCAGTTTGTTCACTAAGCAACCAGTTGCGAAATTCGCCTACTGTCAAGTGAGAGATCAGTGCGAACGCCACACTATCGTGGCTGTCAATGATCAACCGGGTAACGTCGTCTTCCTCATAAGGAATCAATACCTGCTGTAAAAATGCGCACAGAGGAACATCCGCCAGTGCAATGCGTGCGGCCATGCGCTCTTCCGCACTTTGTGTAGCAATACCAGCCAATGCATCACCGGAACGAAAAGGCGAGGCCTTGGCCATTAATTCCCGCAAATCCCTGAAGATATAACGGCGATGTCCTAACGTCGTCTGATACATATGTCTCCTGACACTCACTTCGACACAGTCAAATGCGGATCAAACACTGCCATCGCACGAGCCTGCGTGGTTAATCGGAACCAGCCATAGCCAAGCAGCATCATAGCGGTAAACATCAATGCCAGTAAGACATTATAATAAACCAGCGCGATCAGGCAGATACTGGCCATCACCAGTGCGAAGGCGGGTACGAATGGGAACAACGGTGCATGGAATGGACGGATCAGATTTGGCTCACTGCGACGCAGCTTGAACAGCGATGCCATGGAAATAATGTACATCACAATAGCGCCAAATACTGACATGGTCACAATGTTGGCTGTCAACGGCTGCCCGCCAATCGTCACCAGAGAATCGGAAAAAATGGCAGCAATACCCACTATACCACCGGCAATAATGGCCCGGTTCGGCGTACGAAAACGCGGATGGACATTAGCCAGCATTTTAGGTAGATAACCCGCTCGGGCTAAGGCAAAGATCTGACGGGAATATCCCATAATAATACCGTGGAATGACGCTATCAGCCCGAATAGCCCCAGCCAGACCAGCATATGCAGCCAACCGCTACTGTTTCCTACCATCAACTTCATCGCCTGCGGCAATGGGTCATTGATGTTAGACAGCTGTTTCCAGTCGCCAACACCACCGGCAAACAACATTACCCCGATGGCCAGCAGCGTCAGCGTTAAAATACCACCAATAAACGCACGTGGAATGGTACGTTGTGGATCGTGCGCTTCCTCCGCCGCCATCGCCGCTCCCTCTATCGCCAGGAAAAACCAGATAGCAAAGGGAATGGCAGCAAAAATACCCGAAACGGCCACCGGGCTGAAGGTATCCATTCCAGCCCATCCACCATGAGTAAAATGACTCCATTCAAATCCAGGGGCGACCACCCCCATAAATACCAACAGCTCAAAAATCGCCAATAGTGTCACTATCAGTTCAAATGTGGCCGCAATACCGATCCCCAGAATATTCAACCCCATAAAAACAAGATAAGCACTGACGGCTACCCATTTGGCCTCCAACGCTGGAAACTGCACATTCAGATAAGCACCGATGGCCATGGCAATCGCTGGTGGCGCGAAAACAAACTCAATCAAGGTTGCGAACCCGGCGAGGAATCCGCCGGTAGGACCGAAGGCCCGATAAGCATAAGCAAAAGGCCCTCCGGCATGAGGAATAGACGTGGTTAACTCGGTAAAGCTGAAAATAAATGCGCAGTACATAGCAGCAATAGCCAGTGCTGTAATCAGAAAACCTAATGTTCCTGCCTGTGACCAACCATAACTCCAGCCAAAATACTCCCCAGATATCACCAGCCCGACGGCAATCCCCCAGAGATGGAAGCTACCTAATGTGCGTTTCAACCCTGTCGCTAATGGATGCTGTTGCATTCTCTTTTCCCCTTGGAAACAATCATTGTTCAGGGAAGTGCAAAGGTTGTACCAGTTGCCAAATTAGTGTGAAATCGAAACACCGCTATACGTTAACCATCATCTGCTTCATCCGACCACGGTCATGCTGCGCCATTCTGAATCAAACGCACCAGAACACAGCACTTTTTGCTCCATAAATGCGCGCCTGCATTCGATCAAAAAATAACACCTCCCATTGATGCAACAATAGTCATTGCTGTTGGAATCAAGGTAGTAGTTAATTCGGTTTTCTATGAAACACGATTCTGTACTACAGTCATGCTTATGTCTTGATGAATCAAATGACACGAAGGCACCATTCATGATTAATCTGTATTACGCTCCTACCCCAAACGGCCATAAAGTCACACTGTTTCTGGAAGAGGCTCAGATTCCCTATTAGCTTTATCCCATCGATATCAGCGCTGGCGATCAATTCAAACCGGATTTTCTGTCCATCGCACCTAATAACAAAATTCCAGCGATCGTTGATCTGGATCCCATAGATCACGGACAGCCAATAAACCTGCTTGAGTCAGGTGCCATTTTGCTTTATCTGGCAGAAAAAACGGGCAAGTTCCTGAGCACAAACTTGCGGGAACGTACTGCTACTCTACAATGGCTATTCTGGCAGGTCGCCGGATTCGGGCCGATGCTGGGACAAAATCATCATTTCAACCACTATGCGCCGCAGCCTGTGCCTTATGCGATTGAGCGCTATCAAAAGGAAACATATCGTCTCTATACCGTACTGAATAAGCAATTACGGAAGACGCCATGGTTGGCCGGTGAGAACTACAGTATTGCTGATATGGCAACTTATCCCTGGGTCGTTTCTCATGAACGGCAGAATATTGCCTTGTCAGAATTTCAGGCAATAAAAGACTGGTTCGAACGCATCCGGGATCGCTCTGCCACTCAACGTGCTTATAAGCTCGCAGAACAGTAATTAATTCCCACTATTCCAGTACATTGACCCACGATAAATTCTGGTATGGTAAATAAAAGATCATGCCAGTAATACTATCGGAGCCACCATGCCGCAACATTATGCTAATGCTGTTATTCGTATAAAAAATCTGCGATTACGCACTTTTATTGGTATCAAGGAAGAGGAAATCAATAATAAACAGGACATCGTCATCAACATTGTGATCCATTACCCGGCGGATAAGGCGCGAAACAGCGAAAATATCACCGATGCCTTGAATTATCGCACCATCACAAAAAAAGTGATTCATCATGTAGAGGGAAACCGTTTCTCACTGCTGGAGAAACTAACGCAGGATATACTTAATATTATCTGCGAGCACGAATGGGTGATTTATGCAGAAGTCGAGGTCGATAAACTGTTTGCTCTGCGTTATGCCGATTCCGTCTCTATGACCATGAGCTATCACAAGATATAGCTGGCTCTCTGGTATGCCACGCGGAAGATGATTCAGATGTGTATTTTAGAATCAATGTATACACTCAGTATCCAAGAACCGCAGCACTGTCTACCACAAGCATGGCAACCGTAGTCTATTGGGATAAGCACTAAGTGAGGCCATATATGCAGCTATTAATCACCGGTGGCACCGGCCTTATCGGTCGTCATTTGATTCAGCGATTACTGTCACTTTCCCACAGCATTACCGTATTGACTCGCAATCCTGAACATGCCCGTCGTCTGTTGGGTAATCAAGTGGATTACTGGCCTACGTTGCGGAATCAAACGTCCCTTGATGGTTTTAACGGCGTTATCAATCTGGCAGGTGAGCCTATTGCTGATAAACGCTGGACAACTATCCAGAAAGATCGGTTATGTCACAGCCGTTGGGAAATAACCGAGCAACTGGCGCAACTGATCAAAAACAGCGATATACCACCAGCAGTGTTTATTTCAGGTTCCGCAGTCGGATATTACGGCGACCAAGGACAAGCGCTGGTAACAGAAGACGAGACACCTCATGATGAGTTTACCTATCGACTATGCTCTCATTGGGAAACACTGGCACAGGCTGCTGAAAGCGATAAAACACGAGTATGTCTGCTACGTACTGGCGTAGTGCTTTCCACCGAAGGCGGGGCGCTGGCCAAGATGCTGCCGTTATTTCGTCTGGGTTTGGGGGGGCCAATAGGCACAGGTAAACAGTATCTGCCATGGATACATATCGACGATATGGTCAATGGCATTCTTTACCTGCTGGATAATCCAATCCTGAGTGGCCCATTCAACATGGTTTCCCCCTATCCAGTCCGTAATGAGAAATTCTCCGCCATGCTGGCAAATGTGCTGGATCGCCCTGGCTTTTTGCGCATGCCTGGTTGGGCGTTGAAGCTCATAATGGGAGAAGCAGCAACGTTGGCGCTAGGTGGACAACGCGCTATTCCCTATCGTCTGGAACAAGCAGGATTCGGTTTCCGGTTCTTTGAATTGGAAGAAGCGTTGAATGATCTGATTAAAAACGCGGGCTGACACCGGCACCAACCTGACATGATGCTTAACACTATACCGGCCTGAACAAATGTTTAGGTTATGGTTGATGACAAAAACATCTTAATCTTGTCATGCCCACAAAATCGCGTGAGCTATTTGTAATTTAATACATTGATTATAAATATATTCCCGATTTCTCGGGAGTATATTTATAGAGGAAGAAAAGCGCGGTCAGCCGTCTGAGCCTGAATGGATATTCAGGCTATTTCAGTGCACCAGATAGAAACTGTTGCAAACGTGGACTCTGTGGGTTACCAAAGACTTGCTCTGGTGGCCCTTGTTCTTCAATAACCCCCTGATGCAGGAAAATAACGTGGCTGGAAACATGGCGTGCAAATCCCATTTCATGAGTAACTACCACCATGGTTTTTCCCTCCTCGGCCAGTTGTTGCATGATACGCAGAACTTCACCTACCAGTTCAGGATCCAGTGCGGAAGTCGGCTCATCAAATAGCAATACTTCCGGTTCCATTGCTAACGCTCGGGCAATTGATACACGTTGCTGTTGGCCACCGGAGAGATCCGCCGGATATTTGTCTTGTGCCGCACCGGTTATACCGACTTTATCAAGATAAAATATCGCCCGCTCACGGGCTTCAGCTTTACTCAGCCCTAACACCTGTACCGGCGCTTCAATAACGTTCTCCCGAGCTGTCATAAAGCTCCACAGATTAAAGTGCTGGAACACCATCGTCAGCCGGGTACGCAACAACTGAAGCTGTTTTTTATCA contains the following coding sequences:
- the eat gene encoding ethanolamine permease, whose protein sequence is MQQHPLATGLKRTLGSFHLWGIAVGLVISGEYFGWSYGWSQAGTLGFLITALAIAAMYCAFIFSFTELTTSIPHAGGPFAYAYRAFGPTGGFLAGFATLIEFVFAPPAIAMAIGAYLNVQFPALEAKWVAVSAYLVFMGLNILGIGIAATFELIVTLLAIFELLVFMGVVAPGFEWSHFTHGGWAGMDTFSPVAVSGIFAAIPFAIWFFLAIEGAAMAAEEAHDPQRTIPRAFIGGILTLTLLAIGVMLFAGGVGDWKQLSNINDPLPQAMKLMVGNSSGWLHMLVWLGLFGLIASFHGIIMGYSRQIFALARAGYLPKMLANVHPRFRTPNRAIIAGGIVGIAAIFSDSLVTIGGQPLTANIVTMSVFGAIVMYIISMASLFKLRRSEPNLIRPFHAPLFPFVPAFALVMASICLIALVYYNVLLALMFTAMMLLGYGWFRLTTQARAMAVFDPHLTVSK
- a CDS encoding TIGR01777 family oxidoreductase yields the protein MQLLITGGTGLIGRHLIQRLLSLSHSITVLTRNPEHARRLLGNQVDYWPTLRNQTSLDGFNGVINLAGEPIADKRWTTIQKDRLCHSRWEITEQLAQLIKNSDIPPAVFISGSAVGYYGDQGQALVTEDETPHDEFTYRLCSHWETLAQAAESDKTRVCLLRTGVVLSTEGGALAKMLPLFRLGLGGPIGTGKQYLPWIHIDDMVNGILYLLDNPILSGPFNMVSPYPVRNEKFSAMLANVLDRPGFLRMPGWALKLIMGEAATLALGGQRAIPYRLEQAGFGFRFFELEEALNDLIKNAG
- the folX gene encoding dihydroneopterin triphosphate 2'-epimerase; the protein is MPQHYANAVIRIKNLRLRTFIGIKEEEINNKQDIVINIVIHYPADKARNSENITDALNYRTITKKVIHHVEGNRFSLLEKLTQDILNIICEHEWVIYAEVEVDKLFALRYADSVSMTMSYHKI
- a CDS encoding ethanolamine ammonia-lyase subunit EutB → MYQTTLGHRRYIFRDLRELMAKASPFRSGDALAGIATQSAEERMAARIALADVPLCAFLQQVLIPYEEDDVTRLIIDSHDSVAFALISHLTVGEFRNWLLSEQTDSAMLAKAAPGITPEMAAAVSKIMRNQDLILVAKKCRVVTCFRNTIGLPGHLSVRLQPNHPTDDLKGIAASMLDGLLYGCGDAVVGINPASDSLPLLEKLNYMLDDVISHFGIPTQSCVLTHVTNTLRLIERGVPVDLVFQSIAGTQATNASFGFNLAMLEEAHQAALSLNRGTLGNNVMYFETGQGSCLSANAHHGVDQQTCEARAYAVARHFSPLLVNTVVGFIGPEYLYDGKQIIRAGLEDHFCGKLLGVPLGCDVCYTNHAEADQDDMDTLLTLLATAGLTFLIGVPGADDIMLNYQSTSFHDALYIRELLGLKHAPEFGDWLTQMQIIDAQGRLQDASHRHPLLQHRPYLEGEE
- the hisP gene encoding histidine ABC transporter ATP-binding protein HisP, with product MQNNKLMVTELRKRYGQHEVLKGISLQAKAGDVISIIGSSGSGKSTLLRCINFLEKPYEGSIHVGGQEIHMVRDKDGQLKVFDKKQLQLLRTRLTMVFQHFNLWSFMTARENVIEAPVQVLGLSKAEARERAIFYLDKVGITGAAQDKYPADLSGGQQQRVSIARALAMEPEVLLFDEPTSALDPELVGEVLRIMQQLAEEGKTMVVVTHEMGFARHVSSHVIFLHQGVIEEQGPPEQVFGNPQSPRLQQFLSGALK